A single region of the Moorena sp. SIOASIH genome encodes:
- a CDS encoding thermonuclease family protein, which yields MNPTRQRIQNIFKWIVASVLILSLFGCAALLDQLGIGNYTVKRVSDGDTILVADRFGKDVKVRFACIDAPEIAHSNKEKQSRKLVDKSQFKWGNKAKERLQELVKQSDNQVVLTVTDTDRYGRSVSEVRLTDGTFIQEVLVKEGLAQVYRPYLKDCPSAEMVDSAEANAKRYRRGLWRDPKFVPAWEYRSLAKTKSS from the coding sequence ATGAACCCAACTCGCCAACGAATCCAAAACATTTTCAAATGGATAGTAGCCTCTGTCCTAATCCTGAGTCTCTTTGGATGTGCTGCCCTTCTAGATCAGTTAGGAATCGGGAATTACACTGTCAAACGGGTATCTGACGGGGATACCATTCTCGTCGCTGACAGGTTTGGCAAGGATGTCAAAGTTCGGTTTGCCTGTATCGACGCTCCAGAAATTGCCCATTCCAACAAAGAGAAGCAAAGCCGCAAATTGGTAGACAAAAGTCAATTCAAATGGGGAAATAAAGCCAAGGAGCGACTTCAGGAACTGGTCAAACAAAGCGATAATCAGGTAGTTTTGACCGTTACTGATACTGACCGCTATGGGCGCAGCGTCAGTGAAGTACGCTTAACCGATGGCACCTTTATCCAGGAAGTCCTAGTTAAAGAAGGACTAGCACAGGTATATCGACCCTATCTGAAAGATTGCCCCAGTGCGGAAATGGTCGATAGTGCTGAAGCCAATGCCAAACGATATCGGCGAGGGTTGTGGCGAGACCCTAAGTTTGTTCCAGCTTGGGAATACCGTAGTTTAGCAAAAACTAAATCGTCCTGA
- the msrA gene encoding peptide-methionine (S)-S-oxide reductase MsrA, protein MVLFGFKKKLTVPTPEQALPGRSELMPVPERHYVNGNPLKPPYPDGLQMAMFGMGCFWGAERRFWQQEGVFTTAVGYAAGITPNPTYQEVCTGMTGHNEVVLVVFDPKVISYEALLKVFWESHNPTQGMRQGNDTGTQYRSGIYTYSEDQKKLAEASQNAYQQALNAGGYGNITTEILDAPEFYYAEGYHQQYLAKNPNGYCGLGGTNVNCPAIS, encoded by the coding sequence ATGGTACTCTTCGGATTTAAGAAAAAGCTGACCGTGCCTACTCCTGAGCAAGCCTTACCCGGACGCTCAGAACTCATGCCAGTACCCGAGCGTCACTACGTCAACGGCAATCCTCTCAAACCCCCTTACCCTGATGGATTGCAAATGGCGATGTTTGGCATGGGATGTTTTTGGGGAGCAGAACGCCGATTCTGGCAACAAGAGGGAGTGTTCACTACCGCAGTAGGTTACGCTGCTGGAATTACCCCTAACCCCACCTATCAAGAGGTCTGTACAGGCATGACCGGTCACAATGAAGTAGTGCTGGTGGTATTTGACCCAAAGGTAATCAGTTACGAAGCACTCTTGAAAGTCTTCTGGGAAAGCCACAATCCCACCCAAGGCATGCGCCAAGGCAATGATACTGGTACTCAGTACCGTTCAGGAATTTATACCTATTCCGAAGACCAAAAGAAGCTAGCGGAAGCCTCACAAAACGCTTATCAGCAAGCTCTGAATGCCGGTGGTTATGGTAATATTACCACAGAGATTCTAGATGCTCCTGAGTTTTATTACGCAGAGGGCTATCACCAGCAGTACCTGGCTAAAAATCCGAATGGGTATTGTGGTTTAGGTGGGACAAATGTGAATTGTCCTGCAATTTCATAA
- a CDS encoding thioesterase family protein has protein sequence MSETPQTSAQEQLDNTMASHELIASKKKWFDYPVRVHPHHTDYAGIVWHGTYLRWMEEARVEYLRLMGMDYSDLVRLGCDLPVVELSLRYHRAMPMGTEAVVKTAIAEMKDVRMKWNYRIQSHDGTELYLTGRVTLVPVDREQGKIMRKLPPALKDVLEKFSS, from the coding sequence ATGTCAGAAACACCCCAAACCTCAGCTCAAGAACAGCTAGACAATACCATGGCAAGCCATGAGCTAATCGCCAGCAAAAAAAAATGGTTTGACTATCCAGTGCGAGTCCATCCCCACCACACTGACTATGCTGGTATAGTCTGGCATGGTACCTACCTTCGCTGGATGGAAGAAGCGAGGGTGGAGTACTTACGCTTGATGGGTATGGATTATAGTGATCTCGTCAGGCTAGGATGTGATTTACCGGTAGTAGAACTTTCTTTACGCTATCACCGGGCAATGCCAATGGGCACAGAAGCAGTTGTCAAGACAGCGATCGCGGAAATGAAAGATGTCCGTATGAAGTGGAATTATCGAATTCAATCCCATGATGGGACAGAACTTTACTTAACCGGTCGTGTGACTCTAGTACCCGTTGACCGAGAGCAGGGTAAGATTATGCGCAAATTACCACCAGCGCTAAAGGATGTATTAGAGAAGTTTTCTAGTTGA
- a CDS encoding FxLYD domain-containing protein produces the protein MMVKFWSLSLALEAASILLIVPKAFSLPLTLASGFSPVPSTEIELPVCYMQTDNGTLVDLTSLCGISDSKVVISEVSFQNDRLIGRVVNKTDKTVYSTRVNYQILDDDGSVIGTSSMYTNPPNLSAGESATFETEMWGGRELKTTSVDWDRKPTP, from the coding sequence ATGATGGTTAAATTTTGGTCTTTGTCCCTTGCTTTAGAAGCTGCCTCAATCCTGCTAATTGTTCCCAAGGCGTTTAGCCTGCCACTGACGCTTGCCTCTGGCTTCTCCCCTGTACCCAGCACAGAGATTGAGCTACCAGTTTGCTACATGCAAACCGATAATGGCACCCTTGTAGATCTTACTAGTCTATGCGGCATCTCAGACTCCAAAGTAGTCATTAGCGAAGTAAGTTTCCAAAATGACCGTCTTATCGGTCGTGTAGTCAACAAAACTGACAAAACTGTCTACTCGACCCGAGTAAACTATCAAATTCTCGATGATGACGGCAGTGTAATTGGCACGAGCTCCATGTATACTAATCCCCCTAACCTCAGTGCTGGAGAAAGTGCTACTTTCGAGACGGAAATGTGGGGTGGTCGGGAATTAAAAACCACATCCGTTGACTGGGATCGTAAACCGACTCCATGA